In Citrobacter sp. RHB25-C09, the following proteins share a genomic window:
- the glyA gene encoding serine hydroxymethyltransferase encodes MLKREMNIADYDAELWQAMEQEKVRQEEHIELIASENYTSPRVMQAQGSQLTNKYAEGYPGKRYYGGCEYVDIVEQLAIDRAKALFGADYANVQPHSGSQANFAVYTALLQPGDTVLGMNLAQGGHLTHGSPVNFSGKLYNIIPYGIDESGKIDYDEMATLAQTHKPKMIIGGFSAYSGIVDWAKMREIADSIGAYLFVDMAHVAGLIAADVYPNPVPHAHVVTTTTHKTLAGPRGGLILAKGGDEELYKKLNSAVFPSAQGGPLMHVIAGKAVALKEAMEPEFKVYQQQVAKNAKAMVEVFLSRGYKVVSGGTENHLFLLDLVDKNLTGKEADAALGRANITVNKNSVPNDPKSPFVTSGIRIGSPAVTRRGFKEAEVKELAGWMCDILDNINDEAVIERIKGKVLDICARFPVYA; translated from the coding sequence ATGTTAAAGCGTGAAATGAACATTGCCGATTATGATGCCGAACTGTGGCAGGCTATGGAGCAAGAAAAAGTACGTCAGGAAGAGCACATCGAACTGATCGCCTCCGAAAACTACACCAGCCCGCGCGTGATGCAGGCGCAGGGCTCTCAGCTGACCAACAAATACGCTGAAGGTTACCCGGGCAAGCGCTACTACGGCGGTTGCGAATACGTTGATATCGTTGAACAACTGGCTATCGACCGTGCTAAAGCGCTGTTTGGTGCGGACTATGCTAACGTTCAGCCGCACTCCGGCTCCCAGGCTAACTTCGCGGTCTACACCGCGCTGCTGCAACCGGGCGATACCGTTCTGGGTATGAACCTGGCGCAAGGCGGTCACCTGACTCACGGTTCTCCGGTTAACTTCTCCGGTAAACTGTATAACATCATCCCTTACGGTATCGATGAGTCCGGCAAAATTGACTATGACGAAATGGCGACGCTGGCGCAGACTCACAAGCCGAAGATGATCATCGGCGGCTTCTCCGCTTACTCCGGTATTGTTGACTGGGCTAAAATGCGTGAAATCGCAGACAGCATCGGTGCGTACCTGTTCGTGGATATGGCGCACGTTGCAGGTCTTATCGCCGCTGACGTCTACCCGAACCCGGTTCCGCATGCCCACGTTGTGACCACGACTACCCACAAAACCCTGGCGGGTCCGCGCGGTGGTCTGATCCTGGCCAAAGGCGGCGATGAAGAGCTGTATAAAAAACTGAACTCTGCGGTATTCCCAAGCGCCCAGGGCGGCCCGCTGATGCATGTGATTGCCGGTAAAGCGGTAGCACTGAAAGAAGCGATGGAGCCAGAGTTCAAAGTCTACCAGCAGCAGGTTGCGAAAAACGCCAAAGCGATGGTTGAAGTGTTCCTGAGCCGTGGTTACAAAGTGGTTTCTGGCGGTACTGAAAACCACCTGTTCCTGCTGGATCTGGTTGATAAAAACCTGACTGGTAAAGAAGCAGACGCAGCGCTGGGCCGTGCGAACATCACCGTCAACAAAAACAGCGTACCAAACGATCCGAAGAGCCCGTTTGTAACCTCCGGCATTCGTATCGGTTCTCCTGCTGTGACTCGCCGTGGCTTTAAAGAAGCGGAAGTGAAAGAGCTGGCTGGCTGGATGTGTGACATCCTGGACAATATCAATGATGAAGCGGTGATTGAGCGCATCAAAGGTAAAGTTCTGGATATCTGCGCGCGCTTCCCGGTTTACGCGTAA
- the qseG gene encoding two-component system QseEF-associated lipoprotein QseG — MPQFFVHIFQRSFLRQAILAGCPCLVLLGCVPHAVKPASDDVTQEKIPTYQLADYLSVDCSDIWSLQGKTTETNPLYWLRAIDCADRLLPEQSRNEARALSAPGWQNALKRGILLANAKITPLERRDNVSQLDAQSTQIPPQVRPLYQLWRDGQTMQLQLSEERQRYSKLQQTTDGDLDTLRQQHQHLQNQLDLTTRKLENLTDIERQLSTRKPSGNFNPEATQNSDKPDGKASEPAQDEVTP; from the coding sequence ATGCCTCAGTTTTTTGTCCACATTTTTCAACGTTCTTTTCTCCGGCAGGCGATCCTTGCGGGTTGCCCCTGTCTGGTATTGCTGGGCTGCGTTCCCCATGCAGTAAAGCCTGCGTCTGATGACGTCACGCAGGAAAAGATCCCGACCTATCAACTGGCGGATTATCTTTCTGTCGACTGTAGCGATATCTGGTCGTTGCAGGGGAAAACCACAGAAACCAATCCGCTCTACTGGCTACGCGCGATCGACTGTGCCGATCGTCTGTTACCTGAACAGTCGCGCAATGAAGCCCGCGCGTTGAGCGCTCCAGGCTGGCAGAACGCCCTGAAGCGCGGAATTTTATTGGCGAATGCCAAAATCACGCCGCTTGAGCGTCGCGATAACGTCTCGCAACTGGATGCGCAAAGCACTCAAATTCCGCCGCAGGTGCGCCCCCTCTATCAGCTCTGGCGCGACGGGCAGACGATGCAATTACAGCTATCGGAAGAGCGTCAGCGCTACAGTAAACTGCAACAAACGACGGACGGCGATCTCGATACGCTGCGTCAGCAGCACCAGCATCTGCAAAATCAGCTCGATCTAACCACCCGTAAGCTGGAAAACCTGACCGATATTGAGCGTCAGCTTTCCACCCGTAAGCCCTCGGGAAACTTCAACCCGGAGGCGACACAGAATAGTGACAAGCCTGACGGTAAAGCATCCGAGCCAGCACAAGATGAGGTAACGCCATAA
- a CDS encoding SIS domain-containing protein encodes MTSAWQQATATWTLYSEALAGLSDHLSEPEWNALMAELRGCTGKIVVTGVGTSGVAARKIAHMLACVERPAIYLNATDAAHGDLGFLRDNDLVIMLSRGGNSDELTRLLPGLAAKNVPILSVTENADSAIAKASRLVISTGVQREADPLNMLATTSIMLVIALFDAACACLMSESGYSKETLLAVHPGGDVGLTLSQRSHR; translated from the coding sequence ATGACGAGCGCGTGGCAGCAGGCTACCGCAACCTGGACGCTATACAGCGAAGCGCTGGCGGGTTTGAGTGACCATTTAAGCGAACCTGAATGGAATGCTCTCATGGCGGAATTGCGCGGGTGTACGGGAAAGATCGTCGTCACCGGTGTAGGGACCTCGGGGGTTGCGGCGCGTAAAATTGCCCATATGCTGGCCTGCGTTGAGCGCCCGGCCATCTACCTCAACGCCACCGACGCCGCTCACGGCGATCTGGGTTTTTTACGCGACAACGATCTGGTCATTATGCTATCTCGCGGCGGTAATTCGGATGAACTAACCCGTTTACTGCCCGGACTTGCTGCGAAAAACGTGCCGATACTCAGCGTGACAGAAAACGCCGACTCTGCCATTGCCAAAGCATCGCGGCTGGTGATTTCTACGGGCGTGCAGCGTGAAGCGGACCCACTGAATATGCTCGCCACCACCTCGATTATGCTGGTGATTGCGCTTTTTGATGCCGCCTGCGCCTGCCTGATGAGCGAAAGCGGGTATTCGAAAGAGACACTGCTGGCGGTACACCCTGGCGGCGACGTCGGGTTAACGCTCAGCCAGCGTAGCCATCGCTAG
- a CDS encoding 3-phenylpropionate MFS transporter produces MVLHSTRWLALGYFTYFFSYGIFLPFWSVWLKGLGLTPETIGLLLGAGLVARFLGSLIIAPRVSDPSRLIAALRILALLTLVFALAFWFGTHVAWLMVVMVGFNLFFSPLVPLTDALANTWQKQITMDYGRVRLWGSIAFVIGSALTGKLVSLYDYRAILALLTLGVASMLLGMLIRPSVLPQGQSRHQESAGWPAWRSLVTQSWRFLACVCLLQGAHAAYYGFSAIYWQGAGYSASAVGYLWSLGVVAEVIIFALSNKLFRRFSARDLLLLSAVCGVIRWGLMGWTTALPWLVVVQILHCGTFTVCHLAAMRYIAARQGSEVIRLQAVYSAVAMGGSIAIMTVFAGFLYQYLGNGVFWVMALVALPAIVLRPKVQASA; encoded by the coding sequence ATGGTCCTGCACTCCACGCGCTGGTTGGCGCTCGGTTATTTCACCTATTTTTTTAGCTACGGTATTTTTCTTCCTTTCTGGAGCGTCTGGCTCAAAGGACTTGGACTGACGCCGGAAACTATCGGTTTACTGCTGGGCGCAGGACTGGTGGCGCGTTTTCTCGGAAGCCTGATCATCGCTCCTCGGGTCAGCGATCCCTCACGACTGATCGCTGCTCTGCGCATTCTCGCACTGTTGACGCTGGTCTTTGCGCTGGCGTTCTGGTTCGGCACCCATGTCGCGTGGCTGATGGTGGTGATGGTGGGCTTTAACCTCTTTTTCTCCCCTCTGGTGCCGCTGACGGACGCCCTGGCCAATACCTGGCAAAAGCAGATCACCATGGATTATGGTCGGGTACGTCTGTGGGGATCGATCGCCTTCGTGATTGGCTCCGCACTGACCGGTAAGCTGGTCAGTCTGTACGACTACCGGGCGATTCTGGCGCTGTTGACCTTAGGTGTCGCCTCGATGCTGTTAGGGATGCTGATCCGACCCAGCGTGCTGCCGCAGGGGCAGAGCCGGCATCAGGAGAGCGCCGGTTGGCCAGCCTGGCGTTCGCTTGTAACGCAGAGCTGGCGCTTTCTGGCCTGCGTTTGCCTGTTGCAAGGGGCGCATGCCGCTTATTATGGCTTCAGCGCGATCTACTGGCAGGGGGCGGGGTATTCCGCGTCGGCAGTCGGTTATCTCTGGTCGCTGGGGGTCGTGGCTGAAGTGATCATCTTTGCCCTGAGCAATAAACTGTTCCGCCGTTTCAGTGCCCGCGACCTGCTGTTGCTCTCTGCGGTTTGTGGGGTGATTCGTTGGGGGCTGATGGGCTGGACTACAGCCCTTCCGTGGCTGGTCGTGGTGCAAATCCTCCACTGTGGCACCTTTACCGTTTGCCACCTGGCGGCGATGCGTTATATCGCCGCGCGGCAGGGAAGTGAAGTCATTCGTTTGCAGGCGGTCTATTCCGCCGTCGCGATGGGCGGCAGTATCGCCATCATGACTGTTTTTGCCGGGTTCCTCTATCAGTACCTGGGTAACGGTGTTTTCTGGGTGATGGCGCTGGTGGCATTACCTGCCATTGTGCTGAGGCCAAAAGTGCAGGCCTCAGCCTGA
- the glnB gene encoding nitrogen regulatory protein P-II: MKKIDAIIKPFKLDDVREALAEVGITGMTVTEVKGFGRQKGHTELYRGAEYMVDFLPKVKIEIVVPDDIVDTCVDTIIRTAQTGKIGDGKIFVFDVARVVRIRTGEEDDAAI, translated from the coding sequence ATGAAAAAGATTGATGCGATTATTAAACCCTTCAAGCTTGACGATGTGCGTGAAGCGCTGGCAGAAGTGGGTATTACCGGCATGACAGTGACCGAAGTGAAAGGCTTTGGCCGTCAGAAAGGCCACACTGAACTGTACCGTGGTGCGGAATACATGGTGGATTTTCTGCCGAAGGTGAAAATTGAAATCGTCGTGCCTGACGATATTGTCGATACCTGCGTGGATACCATTATCCGCACGGCGCAGACGGGCAAAATCGGCGACGGCAAAATTTTTGTGTTCGACGTAGCGCGCGTAGTCCGTATCCGTACTGGCGAAGAAGACGACGCAGCCATTTAA
- the glrR gene encoding two-component system response regulator GlrR: protein MSRKPAHLLLVDDDPGLLKLLGMRLTSEGYSVATAESGAEGLRVLNREKIDLVISDLRMDEMDGMQLFSEIQKVQPGMPVIILTAHGSIPDAVAATQKGVFSFLTKPVDKDALYQAIDGALEQSAPATDERWRESIVTRSPLMLRLLEQARMVAQSDVSVLINGQSGTGKEIFAQAIHNASPRGNHPFIAINCGALPEQLLESELFGHARGAFTGAVSNREGLFQAAEGGTLFLDEIGDMPAPLQVKLLRVLQERKVRPLGSNRDIDIDVRIISATHRDLPKAMARGEFREDLYYRLNVVSLKIPALSERTEDIPLLANHLLRQSAERHKPFVRAFSTDAMKRLMTASWPGNVRQLVNVIEQCVALTTSPVISDALVEQALEGENTALPTFVEARNQFELNYLRKLLQITRGNVTHAARMAGRNRTEFYKLLSRHELDANDFKD, encoded by the coding sequence ATGAGTCGCAAACCGGCACATTTGTTGCTCGTGGATGATGATCCTGGTCTGCTGAAGCTGCTTGGTATGCGGTTGACCAGCGAAGGGTACAGCGTGGCAACGGCGGAAAGCGGGGCCGAAGGGCTGCGGGTGTTGAACCGCGAAAAAATCGATCTGGTCATAAGCGACCTGCGGATGGATGAAATGGACGGTATGCAACTGTTCAGTGAAATCCAGAAGGTTCAACCGGGAATGCCGGTGATCATTCTAACCGCACACGGTTCGATTCCGGACGCGGTCGCCGCAACGCAGAAAGGGGTATTTAGCTTTCTGACCAAACCGGTCGACAAGGACGCGCTGTATCAGGCGATTGACGGAGCCCTGGAACAGTCTGCCCCCGCGACCGACGAGCGCTGGCGCGAGTCTATCGTCACGCGAAGCCCATTGATGCTGCGTCTGCTTGAGCAGGCGCGGATGGTCGCTCAGTCCGACGTCAGCGTCTTGATCAACGGACAGAGCGGAACCGGGAAGGAGATTTTTGCGCAGGCGATTCACAATGCCAGCCCGCGCGGAAATCATCCATTTATCGCCATTAACTGCGGCGCGTTACCGGAGCAATTACTGGAATCCGAGCTGTTCGGGCATGCGCGCGGGGCGTTTACTGGCGCGGTGAGTAACCGAGAGGGGCTGTTTCAGGCCGCAGAGGGCGGGACCCTGTTTCTCGATGAAATCGGTGACATGCCCGCGCCGCTACAGGTCAAACTGCTGCGCGTATTGCAGGAACGCAAGGTCCGGCCGCTTGGCAGTAACCGCGATATCGACATTGACGTGCGCATTATCTCGGCGACCCACCGCGATCTACCAAAAGCGATGGCGCGCGGCGAGTTTCGCGAGGATTTATACTATCGTCTGAATGTGGTGAGTCTGAAGATCCCGGCGCTGTCCGAGCGTACTGAGGATATCCCCCTGCTGGCGAATCACTTACTGCGCCAGTCAGCTGAACGTCATAAGCCGTTTGTCCGCGCGTTCTCAACGGACGCGATGAAGCGCCTGATGACCGCAAGCTGGCCAGGCAACGTGCGGCAACTGGTGAACGTGATAGAGCAATGCGTCGCGCTAACCACCTCGCCGGTGATCAGCGATGCGCTGGTCGAGCAGGCGCTGGAAGGCGAAAACACTGCGCTGCCCACCTTTGTTGAAGCCCGTAATCAATTTGAGTTGAATTACCTGCGTAAATTGCTGCAAATCACCCGTGGCAATGTCACCCACGCGGCGAGAATGGCGGGGCGCAACCGGACGGAGTTTTATAAACTCTTGTCGCGACACGAGCTGGATGCAAACGATTTCAAAGATTAA
- the hmpA gene encoding NO-inducible flavohemoprotein encodes MLDAQTIATVKATIPLLVETGPKLTAHFYDRMFAHNPELKEIFNMSNQRNGDQREALFNAIAAYASNLENLPALLPAVEKIAQKHTSFQIKPEQYNIVGTHLLATLDEMFNPGQEVLDAWGKAYGVLANVFINREAQIYSENASKTGGWEGTRPFRIVAKTPRSALITSFEFEPVDGGAVAEYQPGQYLGVWLKPEGFPHQEIRQYSLTRKPDGKGYRIAVKREDGGQVSNWLHNHANVGDVVHLAAPAGDFFMTVAQDTPVSLISAGVGQTPMLAMLDTLAKANHTAQVNWFHAAENGDVHAFADEVSELGKTLPNFTAHTWYRVPNEADRANGAFNSEGLMDLTAMQAAISAPHMQFYLCGPVGFMQFAAKQLVELGVNNENIHYECFGPHKVL; translated from the coding sequence ATGCTTGACGCTCAAACCATCGCTACTGTAAAGGCCACGATTCCCCTGCTGGTTGAAACTGGTCCGAAACTGACCGCCCATTTTTACGATCGCATGTTTGCTCATAACCCTGAACTCAAAGAAATTTTTAATATGAGTAACCAGCGTAATGGCGATCAGCGTGAAGCGTTGTTTAATGCGATTGCCGCCTATGCCAGCAATCTCGAAAACCTGCCGGCGCTGCTGCCAGCAGTGGAAAAAATCGCCCAGAAACACACCAGCTTTCAGATCAAACCTGAACAGTACAACATCGTCGGTACGCACCTGTTAGCAACGCTGGACGAAATGTTTAATCCGGGTCAGGAAGTTCTGGACGCGTGGGGAAAAGCCTATGGTGTTCTGGCAAATGTATTTATTAACCGTGAGGCCCAGATCTACAGCGAAAATGCCAGTAAAACTGGCGGCTGGGAAGGTACGCGTCCATTCCGCATCGTAGCCAAAACCCCGCGCAGCGCCTTAATCACCAGCTTTGAATTTGAACCGGTTGACGGCGGTGCCGTCGCGGAATATCAGCCAGGCCAGTACCTGGGCGTCTGGCTGAAGCCGGAAGGGTTCCCGCATCAGGAAATTCGTCAGTACTCACTGACGCGTAAACCGGATGGCAAGGGTTACCGTATTGCCGTTAAGCGCGAAGATGGCGGTCAAGTTTCTAACTGGCTGCATAACCACGCAAATGTCGGTGACGTGGTGCATTTAGCGGCTCCGGCGGGCGACTTCTTTATGACCGTTGCGCAGGATACCCCTGTTTCACTGATTTCCGCAGGCGTTGGCCAAACGCCGATGCTGGCAATGCTTGATACGCTGGCCAAAGCGAACCATACCGCGCAGGTTAACTGGTTCCACGCAGCCGAAAACGGTGACGTTCATGCGTTTGCCGATGAAGTCAGCGAGTTGGGTAAAACGCTGCCCAACTTTACCGCCCATACCTGGTATCGCGTGCCGAACGAAGCGGATCGCGCCAACGGTGCGTTTAATAGCGAAGGTTTGATGGACCTGACGGCGATGCAAGCGGCGATTAGCGCTCCACATATGCAGTTCTACCTGTGCGGTCCGGTCGGGTTTATGCAGTTTGCCGCGAAGCAACTGGTTGAGCTGGGCGTGAACAACGAAAACATTCATTACGAATGCTTCGGCCCACATAAGGTGCTGTAA
- the csiE gene encoding stationary phase inducible protein CsiE yields MMPTLAPPSVLSAPQRRCQLLLTLFQPGQSVTAETISALNGVDDAIAHADITETGIEIQRYHQLSIVAGHDGSYQIEGTALNQRLCLLHWLRRGLRLCPTYINQHFTPALKTELKQRKILRTLYDDTNLHALINLCGRRLQKTFECRDIQFLRLYLQYCLLQHHAGISPEFTPVQQHWAQSCDEYLLAQEIGRHWQRRVMQNAPFNESLFMALLFLMIRIPDPIRDSHQKDRRLRLAITRLVLRFRERGQVRFNDEQGLHDQLYIHLAQALNRSLFSIGIDNTLPDEFARLYPRLMRTTRDALDGFAEEYDTQFSEEEIGLVAVIFGAWLMQENDLHEKQIVLLTGEDSELESQIEQQLRELTLLPLNIRTMPMQTYQHEGAPRGVALIVTPYTTPLPLFSPPLIHTTQALSEHQQQQIRKILESG; encoded by the coding sequence ATGATGCCAACGCTTGCTCCACCATCTGTACTTTCCGCTCCCCAGCGCCGTTGCCAGCTATTGCTGACGCTTTTCCAGCCGGGACAGAGTGTCACCGCTGAAACAATCAGTGCGCTAAATGGCGTCGATGATGCTATTGCCCATGCGGATATCACCGAAACGGGTATAGAGATCCAGCGTTATCATCAGCTTAGCATTGTCGCAGGCCATGATGGGAGCTATCAGATTGAAGGTACCGCGCTTAACCAGCGTCTCTGCCTGCTGCACTGGCTCAGACGCGGATTACGCTTATGCCCGACCTATATCAACCAACACTTTACGCCGGCATTAAAGACTGAGCTGAAGCAGAGGAAGATTCTGCGCACGCTGTATGACGACACTAATCTACACGCGCTGATTAATCTCTGCGGTCGTCGCCTGCAAAAAACGTTTGAGTGTCGTGATATTCAGTTTCTGCGTCTCTATTTGCAGTATTGCCTGTTGCAGCATCATGCGGGTATCTCGCCGGAATTTACCCCTGTGCAACAGCACTGGGCCCAGTCGTGCGATGAATACCTTCTTGCTCAGGAAATTGGTCGCCACTGGCAGCGGCGAGTGATGCAAAATGCGCCATTTAACGAATCGTTGTTTATGGCTCTGCTCTTTTTGATGATTCGTATTCCGGATCCGATCCGCGATAGTCATCAGAAAGACCGTCGACTTCGCCTGGCAATTACGCGTCTGGTCCTGCGTTTTCGCGAACGGGGACAGGTGCGCTTCAATGATGAGCAGGGGCTACACGATCAGCTTTACATTCACCTTGCCCAGGCGCTGAACCGCAGCCTGTTTTCCATCGGGATTGACAACACACTCCCTGACGAATTCGCGCGGCTTTACCCACGCCTGATGCGCACGACCCGCGATGCCTTAGACGGTTTTGCTGAGGAATATGACACGCAGTTTTCCGAAGAAGAGATCGGGCTGGTGGCGGTGATCTTTGGCGCCTGGCTCATGCAAGAGAATGACTTGCATGAAAAACAGATCGTTTTACTGACCGGAGAGGATAGCGAACTGGAAAGCCAGATCGAGCAGCAGCTGCGGGAACTGACGTTGCTGCCGCTCAATATCAGAACAATGCCGATGCAGACCTACCAGCACGAGGGCGCGCCGCGTGGCGTGGCGCTAATCGTGACGCCGTATACCACGCCGCTGCCGCTCTTTTCGCCGCCGCTCATTCATACCACGCAGGCGCTGTCTGAACATCAGCAGCAGCAGATCCGTAAAATTCTGGAATCAGGCTGA
- a CDS encoding FGGY-family carbohydrate kinase, with protein MASYFIGVDVGTGSARAGVFDLNGRMVGQATRAIEIYRPQADFVEQSSDNIWQAVCNAVRDAINQSDINPIQVKGLGFDATCSLVVLDKEGKPLTVSPSGRSEQNIIVWMDHRAITQAERINALHHRVLDYVGGIISPEMQTPKLLWLKQHMPNTWANAGYYFDLPDFLTWRATGDDTRSLCSTVCKWTYMGHEDKWDASYFREIGLEDLLQHDAAKIGRYVKTMGEPLGHGLSQRAASEMGLVPGTAVSVSIIDAHAGTLGTLGACGVSGEVADFDRRVALIGGTSTGHMAISKEPRFIGGVWGPYYSAVLPEYWLNEGGQSATGALIDHIIQSHPCYETLLAQAKSQGQTIYEILNALLRKMAGEPENIAFLTRDIHILPYFHGNRSPRANPTLTGAISGLKLSRTPEDMALQYLATIQAIALGTRHIIETMNQSGYSIDTIMASGGGTKNPIFVQEHANATGCAMLLPEESEAMLLGGAMMGTIAAGVFDTLPEAMSAMSRIGKTVTPQTNLIKQYYDRKYQVFHQMYQDHIKYRQLMQGDA; from the coding sequence ATGGCGAGTTACTTTATTGGTGTGGATGTAGGGACCGGAAGCGCCCGCGCAGGGGTGTTCGATCTCAATGGCAGAATGGTCGGTCAGGCCACCCGCGCCATCGAAATTTACCGTCCGCAGGCCGACTTCGTTGAGCAGTCGTCCGATAACATCTGGCAGGCAGTGTGCAACGCCGTTCGCGATGCTATTAACCAGTCCGATATCAATCCTATTCAGGTCAAAGGGTTAGGCTTTGACGCTACTTGCTCGCTGGTGGTGCTGGATAAAGAAGGTAAGCCGCTGACCGTCAGCCCTTCAGGGCGTAGCGAGCAGAATATTATCGTGTGGATGGATCACCGCGCCATCACCCAGGCCGAGCGTATTAACGCGCTGCATCATCGGGTGTTGGACTATGTGGGTGGCATCATCTCTCCGGAGATGCAAACGCCGAAGCTGTTATGGCTCAAACAGCATATGCCGAATACCTGGGCAAACGCGGGCTACTATTTTGATCTTCCCGATTTTCTGACCTGGCGCGCCACGGGCGATGATACCCGCTCGCTGTGTTCGACGGTGTGCAAATGGACGTACATGGGCCATGAAGATAAATGGGACGCCAGTTATTTCCGCGAGATTGGTCTGGAAGATCTCCTGCAACACGATGCGGCAAAAATCGGCCGCTACGTCAAAACCATGGGGGAACCGCTCGGGCACGGCCTTTCTCAGCGCGCTGCCAGCGAAATGGGGCTGGTTCCGGGCACCGCCGTTAGCGTCTCCATTATTGACGCCCATGCCGGTACCCTCGGTACGCTCGGTGCCTGCGGCGTCTCGGGCGAAGTAGCCGACTTTGACCGCCGTGTTGCTCTGATTGGCGGTACCTCAACGGGACATATGGCGATATCGAAAGAGCCGCGCTTTATTGGCGGCGTCTGGGGACCTTACTATTCGGCGGTGCTGCCGGAATACTGGCTCAATGAAGGCGGTCAGTCGGCGACCGGGGCGCTCATCGACCATATTATTCAGTCGCACCCATGCTATGAGACGCTGCTGGCGCAGGCAAAATCACAAGGGCAAACCATTTACGAAATCCTGAACGCGCTGTTACGCAAAATGGCGGGAGAGCCGGAGAATATCGCCTTTTTAACCCGCGATATTCATATCCTGCCCTACTTTCACGGCAACCGTTCGCCGCGTGCTAACCCGACGCTCACCGGTGCAATCAGCGGGCTAAAACTATCCCGCACACCGGAGGATATGGCGTTGCAGTATCTGGCTACCATCCAGGCCATCGCGCTCGGCACCCGCCATATCATTGAGACAATGAACCAGAGCGGGTACAGCATCGACACCATCATGGCGAGCGGCGGCGGTACGAAGAACCCGATCTTTGTTCAGGAGCATGCCAACGCGACCGGTTGCGCTATGCTGCTGCCTGAAGAGAGTGAAGCGATGCTGCTGGGCGGTGCAATGATGGGCACCATTGCGGCAGGCGTCTTCGATACCCTCCCGGAAGCAATGTCGGCGATGAGTCGTATTGGAAAAACGGTCACCCCGCAGACCAACCTCATTAAGCAGTATTACGACCGGAAGTATCAGGTGTTCCACCAGATGTATCAGGATCATATTAAGTACCGCCAACTGATGCAGGGGGACGCATGA